One Trichormus variabilis 0441 genomic window, ATTGGGATTTAAAATTTTTGCGGAGGTAAATAACGGATGGATATTAATGCACCTGAATTTAAGGAGTATTTCCTTAATCTTTCAGTAGTTCTTACAGGGTTTTCCAAGTTTCAATTGCAGGGAACAGGTTTTTCTACTCTTTATTTTGAAACCATTCGAGACATCATTGGTGGAGATATATTTGGAGAACTTTTAACAACTTTTCATAAGTTGGAACTGGAAAAAAAAGAGAAAAACCACGAATCTATTAAACAGATATTGGCATCAGAAAAATTTGGTCCCATCGCCCGCAATATCATTAAGGTTTGGTACATAGCTACTTGGTATGCACTGCCACAATCTTGGCGGGACGCTTTTGGCACCAAAGAAAAAGATGGAACCTTTGTAATCAGCGCACAGGCCTATCCAGAAGGACTTTTATGGCCGGCGATCGGTGTTAACCCACCTGGCGCAAAAGGCCAGGGATACGCAACTTGGAGCGAACCTCCTTTAGTTAGCCTTACTAAAAGCTAACATCTCTTTTGTGTAGAGTTTAACTCACACAACTGCCAAAAAAACCGTCTTTGGTTCTGAAAAAATTGCAACATTTTCTATTCTCAAGAACAAACATGAGTATTTCATCCTGGTTTTCTAGAATCTCTACTATTGCCCTCTCAATTTTCTTTAGCTTAACGATATTTAGCTCACCCGCTAACGCCTTTGTTGCTTCGGATCAGGCTAAGTTACTGGTAACAAATACCTGTGTTAATTGCGATCTATCAGGAGCCGATCTATCGAATAAAGATTTATATGGCAGCGCACTCAGTGGGGCAAATCTCTCCAACGCAAATCTCTCCAATACCCTACTCAATGATGCAAAGCTAAACGGAGCTAATCTATCAGGAGCTAATCTATCAGGAGCTATCTTGATGGGAACCATTTTCTCTAATGCCAACCTAACGGGGGCTAATCTTTCTCAGGCAGATTTGTATAATGCCCTGCTGGATAAGACAACATTATTAAACGCTAATTTAGGTGATGCAGATTTAACAGAGGCAGTTATCATTGATGCAGATTTGTCTAATGCTTTGGGGAAAAATACCAAGCTCAAAGGAGCAGTTCTTTCTAGAGCAAATTTATCGAATGCAGATTTTTCTAGTAGTTACATGAGAAATACGAGATTATCATCTGCCATTCTTAAGGGAGCTAAATTCTCTGGAGCCGACCTGTCCAATTCTCTGATGCCTGACGGGACTACTTATAACGGAAGTGTCTCTAAGTTTGGAGCTATTCAGTAAAAACTGAATCTGAACGATAATCTTG contains:
- a CDS encoding pentapeptide repeat-containing protein gives rise to the protein MSISSWFSRISTIALSIFFSLTIFSSPANAFVASDQAKLLVTNTCVNCDLSGADLSNKDLYGSALSGANLSNANLSNTLLNDAKLNGANLSGANLSGAILMGTIFSNANLTGANLSQADLYNALLDKTTLLNANLGDADLTEAVIIDADLSNALGKNTKLKGAVLSRANLSNADFSSSYMRNTRLSSAILKGAKFSGADLSNSLMPDGTTYNGSVSKFGAIQ